The DNA sequence AGGAAGGACAGAGTGGTCTTTCAGTTGAACGTAACAGCAAAAAGTTGCATATTAGTATAGTCTTTTGAGGCAGAACGATGTGTCAGTACTCCCAAACCACCAAAACCACGCATTGCATTAACACGATACGCTCATTGCAATTAATCCCTCTCTCTCCATAACAATAACTCCACCAAATTATTACCGTTAAGCCCTTTCATTTTCACATTAATTCCACATTTAACACCAACCATTTACATAGGCACAGACTCAAACACTCTTCGCTcgctcctctctctctctctctctctctctctctgcgaGAGTAACAATGGCAGCGACACTCTCTCACCTTGCTCCTTTTctggtttttcattttcttcttctcacgGTTCAAGGTTCCAATAACCCAGATTTCGACGCTCTCGTGGCCTTCAAAACCGCTTCAGACACTTCCCAGAAGCTCACAACATGGAACACCAGCAGCACCAGCCCCTGTTCCTGGAGCGGCGTGTCGTGCATTGGCGACCGTGTCTCGCGACTCGTTCTCGAAAACCTCGACCTCCAAGGCTCCATTCATCCCTTGACCTCACTAACTCAGCTCCGAGTTCTCAGTCTCAAAGGAAACCGTTTCTCCGGTCCCGTTCCCGACCTCTCCAACCTCACTGCACTCAAACTCCTGTTCCTGTCTCGCAACGCCTTCTCCGGCGAGTTTCCGGGGACCGTCACGTCGCTCTTTCGCCTCTACCGACTCGATCTGTCCAGCAACAACTTCTCCGGCGAGATTCCGGCGACGGTCTCTCACTTGACCCACCTCCTAACTCTCCGCCTCGACGGGAACAAGTTCTCCGGCCACATTCCTGACTTCAACCTCCCCGACCTCCAAGAATTCAACGTCTCCGGTAACCGCCTCTCCGGCGAGATACCCAAACCATTATCAAGTTTCCCCGAATCATCGTTCGGGCAAAACCCGTTTCTCTGCGGTGCCCCAGTAAAAAAATGCGCATCCGACCCAACCAAACCCGGATCAGAAGGCGCCATTGCTTCGCCGTTGTTACCACATAACGATAACAACCCAACAACCACCGTATCATCTTCACCAAGCTCAATGCCAAAAACGTCAACACCAACGTCAAGTAGTAAAAGCCACGAGAAGGGTGCTTCTAAAATAAGCCCGGTGGCGCTTATAGCTATTATAGTTGGTGATGTTTTGGTTCTTGCAATAGTGTCTTTGCTTTTGTATTGTTACTTCTGGAGAAACTACAAGTTAAAAGAGGGGAAGGGAACGAAGCTTTTTGAGAGTGAGAAGATTGTGTATTCGTCAAGTCCGTACCCTGCTCAGGGAGGGTTTGAGAGGGGTCGCATGGTGTTCTTCGAGGGTGAGAAAAGGTTTGAACTTGAGGACTTGCTGCGAGCATCTGCGGAAATGCTTGGAAAGGGAGGGTTTGGCACCGCGTACAAGGCAGTGCTCGATGATGGGAACGTGGTTGCGGTGAAGAGACTGAAGGACGCGCAGATTACAGGGAAGAGGGAATTCGAGCAACACATGGAGGTGTTGGGAAGGTTAAGGCATCCAAATGTCGTTAGTTTGAGAGCTTACTATTTTGCGCGCGAGGAGAAGTTGCTGGTCTATGATTACATGCCCAATGCCACCTTGTTCTGGCTCCTTCACGGTACCTCTAACCTACCTACGTCATTTCGTTTTTCCATTTCCACCTTCATGACTGTTTCTGTTTG is a window from the Vigna unguiculata cultivar IT97K-499-35 chromosome 7, ASM411807v1, whole genome shotgun sequence genome containing:
- the LOC114191484 gene encoding probable leucine-rich repeat receptor-like protein kinase At1g68400, translated to MAATLSHLAPFLVFHFLLLTVQGSNNPDFDALVAFKTASDTSQKLTTWNTSSTSPCSWSGVSCIGDRVSRLVLENLDLQGSIHPLTSLTQLRVLSLKGNRFSGPVPDLSNLTALKLLFLSRNAFSGEFPGTVTSLFRLYRLDLSSNNFSGEIPATVSHLTHLLTLRLDGNKFSGHIPDFNLPDLQEFNVSGNRLSGEIPKPLSSFPESSFGQNPFLCGAPVKKCASDPTKPGSEGAIASPLLPHNDNNPTTTVSSSPSSMPKTSTPTSSSKSHEKGASKISPVALIAIIVGDVLVLAIVSLLLYCYFWRNYKLKEGKGTKLFESEKIVYSSSPYPAQGGFERGRMVFFEGEKRFELEDLLRASAEMLGKGGFGTAYKAVLDDGNVVAVKRLKDAQITGKREFEQHMEVLGRLRHPNVVSLRAYYFAREEKLLVYDYMPNATLFWLLHGNRGPGRTPLDWTTRLKIAAGAARGVAFIHNSCKSLRLTHGNIKSTNVLLDKQGNAHVSDFGLSVFAGPGPLGGRPNGYRAPEASDGRKQTQKSDVYSFGVLLLEILTGKCPSVVESAGSAYGGVVDLPRWVQSVVREEWTAEVFDLELMRYKDIEEEMVGLLQIAMTCTAAAPDQRPRMSHVVKMIEELRGVEVSPCHDSTDSVSESPSLSEDACGTSQ